A genomic stretch from Hymenobacter psoromatis includes:
- a CDS encoding acetylglutamate kinase, producing the protein MNEQKVTIYKIGGGIIDNTAELTKFLELLAQVASPKILVHGGGKGASTMMRELGLEPQLINGRRITDAATLDIVTMFYAGKTNKQVVADLQRLGVNALGLSGADGNVIQGIKRPVKDIDYGFVGDLTPASVNKQLLQSLLAADVVPVLCPIIHDGHGQLLNTNADTIASAVAVALAAENEVTLHYCFEKNGVLRNVADDNSVIPEINLITYAELKKHGIIADGMLPKLENAFSALNQGVAKVIIGHALTICSNLRTVLCLN; encoded by the coding sequence ATGAACGAGCAGAAAGTAACTATTTATAAGATTGGGGGCGGCATTATTGATAATACTGCGGAACTCACGAAGTTTCTGGAACTGCTCGCCCAGGTAGCCAGCCCCAAAATACTAGTACACGGCGGTGGCAAAGGGGCCAGCACCATGATGCGCGAACTCGGCCTGGAGCCGCAGCTTATCAACGGCCGCCGCATCACCGACGCCGCCACGCTCGACATCGTGACGATGTTCTACGCTGGCAAAACCAACAAGCAGGTAGTGGCCGACCTGCAACGCCTCGGCGTAAATGCGCTGGGCCTGAGTGGTGCCGATGGCAACGTAATACAGGGCATTAAGCGGCCGGTAAAGGATATTGACTATGGCTTTGTGGGTGATTTGACGCCGGCCAGCGTTAATAAGCAGCTGCTGCAAAGCTTATTGGCTGCGGACGTTGTGCCCGTGCTATGCCCCATTATTCACGATGGACACGGCCAGTTATTAAATACCAACGCCGATACCATTGCCTCCGCCGTAGCCGTGGCGCTGGCCGCTGAAAACGAGGTGACGCTGCATTATTGCTTTGAGAAAAACGGTGTACTGCGCAACGTAGCGGACGATAATTCGGTAATTCCTGAAATTAATTTAATTACCTACGCTGAATTAAAGAAGCATGGAATTATTGCTGATGGCATGCTACCGAAGCTGGAAAATGCCTTTTCAGCGCTAAATCAAGGGGTAGCGAAGGTGATTATTGGCCACGCGCTAACTATTTGTTCTAACTTGCGCACGGTGCTATGTCTGAATTAA
- a CDS encoding acetyltransferase, translating to MTIRVATAADAQYADLLCQWYIESAKQRGTGIAKREPEYIKAKMQQGNAVVALVDGEIAGFCYIETFESGKFVANSGLVVNTELRKHGLGRAIKREIFRLSRTKYPDAKIFGITTSLAVMKINSDLGYKPVTFSELTTSEDFWKGCKSCKNFGILTENERKICLCTGMVYDDLTTPPPATELPGEL from the coding sequence ATGACAATACGGGTTGCGACAGCAGCAGACGCGCAGTATGCGGACTTGCTGTGTCAATGGTATATCGAATCGGCTAAGCAGCGGGGCACTGGCATCGCCAAGCGGGAGCCAGAGTACATCAAGGCTAAAATGCAGCAAGGCAACGCCGTTGTCGCCTTGGTAGATGGCGAAATAGCCGGTTTTTGCTACATCGAAACCTTCGAAAGCGGCAAGTTCGTGGCCAATTCGGGCCTCGTAGTAAATACGGAGCTGCGTAAGCACGGCCTGGGTCGTGCCATTAAGCGCGAGATATTCCGGCTCTCCCGCACTAAATATCCAGATGCCAAGATTTTCGGCATTACCACCAGTCTGGCGGTGATGAAAATCAATAGCGACCTGGGTTATAAGCCAGTGACTTTCTCGGAGCTTACTACCAGCGAGGATTTCTGGAAGGGCTGCAAGAGCTGTAAAAACTTCGGCATCCTGACCGAGAATGAGCGCAAAATATGTCTCTGCACGGGCATGGTGTACGACGACCTGACAACCCCGCCGCCCGCAACAGAATTGCCTGGGGAGTTGTAA
- a CDS encoding argininosuccinate synthase translates to MKKKAIVAYSGGLDTSYCVVNLSREHDLEIHTVIVNSGGFSAEELASIEKRAYELGSVKHEVIDITERYYHDCLRYLLFGNVLKNDTYPLSVSAERMFQALAIAEYAKRENAEYIVHGSTGAGNDQVRFDVAFAVIAPDVEIITPIRDQKLSRQQEIQYLQDQGFEMSWEKAKYSINRGIWGTSVGGVETLTSRQALPESAYPTQLSKTEPTQLEITFEQGEPVALNGQRMDAVSLIQQLNYLGGQYAIGRDTHVGDTILGIKGRVGFEAPAALLLIKAHHLLEKHTLSRWQQLHKEPVATWYGTLLHEAQYLDPVMRDFEAFLLSSQARVTGTVFVELRPYHFELLGIESKYDMMQSKVATYGEENNAWDSRDARGFIKIFGNQLKIHASLGE, encoded by the coding sequence ATGAAAAAAAAGGCAATTGTAGCATACAGTGGCGGCCTCGATACGTCGTACTGCGTGGTGAACCTCTCGCGGGAGCATGACCTGGAAATCCACACGGTTATCGTGAATTCGGGCGGTTTTTCGGCTGAGGAATTGGCGTCCATCGAGAAACGGGCTTACGAACTGGGCTCGGTGAAGCATGAGGTAATTGATATTACCGAGCGTTATTATCACGATTGCCTGCGCTACCTGCTGTTTGGCAACGTGTTGAAGAATGACACTTACCCGCTGAGCGTGAGCGCTGAGCGCATGTTTCAGGCGCTGGCCATTGCCGAATACGCGAAGCGTGAAAATGCCGAGTACATCGTGCATGGCAGCACTGGCGCGGGCAACGACCAAGTGCGTTTCGACGTGGCCTTCGCCGTGATTGCGCCCGACGTGGAAATAATTACCCCTATCCGCGACCAGAAGCTTTCGCGCCAGCAGGAGATTCAGTATCTGCAGGACCAGGGCTTCGAGATGAGCTGGGAAAAGGCGAAATACTCCATCAACCGGGGCATCTGGGGCACCAGCGTGGGCGGCGTGGAAACGCTGACTTCGCGCCAGGCGCTACCCGAAAGCGCCTACCCCACCCAACTCTCCAAGACCGAGCCGACGCAGCTGGAAATCACCTTCGAGCAGGGCGAGCCGGTGGCGCTGAACGGGCAGCGGATGGATGCCGTGTCGCTCATTCAGCAGCTTAATTACCTGGGCGGGCAGTACGCCATTGGGCGCGATACGCACGTGGGCGATACCATTCTGGGCATCAAGGGCCGCGTGGGCTTTGAGGCTCCGGCGGCGCTGCTGCTCATCAAGGCGCATCACTTGCTGGAAAAGCACACGCTTTCGCGCTGGCAGCAGCTGCACAAGGAGCCGGTGGCGACCTGGTACGGCACGCTGTTGCACGAGGCGCAATACCTCGACCCAGTGATGCGCGATTTCGAGGCGTTTTTGTTATCGTCGCAGGCGCGGGTGACGGGTACGGTGTTCGTAGAGCTGCGGCCGTATCACTTTGAGCTGCTGGGCATTGAGTCGAAATACGACATGATGCAGTCGAAGGTGGCTACTTATGGCGAGGAGAATAACGCCTGGGATTCGCGCGATGCGCGGGGGTTCATTAAGATTTTTGGGAATCAGTTGAAGATTCACGCTTCGTTGGGGGAGTAG
- a CDS encoding N-acetyl-gamma-glutamyl-phosphate reductase: protein MFSPFNQSKLNNIKIGILGGAGYTAGELLRLLLHHPQAEVVAIVSSTQAGQPVHSVHDDLLGDTDLTFASELRGDEDVVFLCLGHGNSREWLLKTALPPRTKVIDLSNDFRLAADRAAGGREFVYGLPELNRAVLRTADSVANPGCFATAIQLALLPLAGAGLLREAVHVSAITGSTGAGRGLAETTGFTWRTGNISTYKTFTHQHLGEIGETLGSLQPGFGQPVRFIPYRGNFTRGIFASVYTTCELSVLEVQNLYSNYYRAAPFTVVAEQEIHLKQVVNTNKCLLHVAKHDDQVLITSALDNLLKGASGQAVQNMNLLFGLEETMGLGIKASFF from the coding sequence ATATTCAGCCCTTTTAATCAAAGTAAATTGAATAATATAAAAATCGGCATCCTGGGCGGCGCGGGCTACACGGCCGGCGAGCTGCTGCGCCTGCTGCTGCACCACCCGCAGGCCGAAGTAGTGGCCATCGTCAGCTCCACGCAGGCCGGGCAGCCGGTGCATTCCGTGCACGACGACCTGCTGGGCGACACCGACCTGACCTTTGCCAGCGAATTGCGCGGCGACGAGGATGTGGTGTTCCTGTGCCTGGGCCACGGCAATTCGCGCGAGTGGCTGCTGAAAACCGCCCTACCCCCCCGCACGAAGGTCATTGACCTGAGCAACGATTTTCGCCTGGCGGCCGACCGGGCGGCGGGGGGTAGGGAATTCGTGTACGGCCTGCCCGAGCTGAACCGCGCCGTCCTCCGCACCGCCGACAGCGTGGCCAACCCCGGCTGCTTTGCCACGGCCATTCAGCTGGCGCTGCTGCCGCTGGCCGGGGCCGGGCTGCTGCGCGAGGCGGTCCACGTATCGGCCATCACGGGCAGCACGGGCGCGGGGCGCGGCCTGGCCGAAACGACCGGCTTCACCTGGCGCACCGGCAATATCTCGACCTACAAAACCTTCACCCACCAGCACTTAGGCGAAATTGGCGAGACGCTGGGGAGCTTGCAGCCGGGCTTCGGGCAGCCGGTGCGCTTCATCCCCTACCGGGGCAATTTTACGCGGGGCATCTTCGCCTCGGTTTATACTACGTGTGAACTTTCCGTACTGGAAGTACAAAATTTGTACTCCAACTACTACCGCGCTGCTCCCTTTACGGTGGTAGCGGAGCAGGAAATTCATCTCAAGCAAGTGGTGAACACCAACAAATGCCTGCTGCACGTAGCCAAGCACGACGACCAGGTGCTCATCACCTCCGCCCTCGACAACCTGCTGAAAGGCGCATCGGGCCAGGCGGTGCAGAATATGAATCTGCTGTTTGGGTTGGAAGAAACGATGGGGTTAGGGATAAAGGCTTCGTTTTTTTAG